A genomic window from Terriglobia bacterium includes:
- the cyoE gene encoding heme o synthase: MSTVSSTELTLGSRASAYLALTKPDVSFLVVMTTAAGYYMGVRGRVDWLHLVHAVFGTTLIAAGTAALNHYIERDSDAQMRRTASRPLPSGVLEPAEALVFGVSLAVVGAADLWITAGLLGCALGVITCLSYLLAYTPLKKRTVWATFIGAIPGAIPPMIGWAAATGHLERGAWLLFAILFLWQFPHFHAIAWIYREDYARAGILMLPVVDRDGTRTFRQILLAASALVAVSLLPAVIGLAGLRYFSGALVLSAALVQVCLWASAVRSNQRAKWLMHATVLHIPVLLGLMLYDKLPR, from the coding sequence ATGAGCACTGTTAGCAGCACCGAACTGACGCTGGGCTCGCGCGCCAGCGCCTACCTGGCCCTGACCAAGCCTGACGTCTCTTTCCTCGTGGTGATGACCACGGCGGCGGGCTACTACATGGGAGTTCGCGGCCGGGTGGACTGGCTGCACCTGGTGCACGCCGTCTTCGGCACCACGCTCATCGCCGCCGGCACCGCCGCGCTCAATCACTACATCGAGCGCGACTCCGACGCGCAGATGCGCCGCACCGCTTCCCGCCCGCTGCCCAGCGGTGTGCTGGAGCCCGCCGAAGCCCTGGTCTTCGGCGTTTCCCTGGCTGTGGTTGGCGCTGCGGACCTGTGGATCACCGCCGGGCTCCTCGGCTGCGCCCTGGGCGTTATCACCTGTCTCAGCTACCTGCTGGCCTACACCCCGCTCAAAAAGCGCACCGTTTGGGCCACCTTCATCGGCGCCATTCCCGGCGCCATCCCCCCGATGATCGGCTGGGCCGCGGCCACCGGACATCTCGAGCGCGGCGCCTGGTTGCTCTTCGCCATTCTCTTTCTCTGGCAGTTCCCGCACTTCCATGCCATCGCCTGGATCTACCGCGAGGACTACGCGCGCGCCGGGATCCTCATGCTGCCGGTGGTGGACCGCGATGGCACACGCACCTTTCGCCAGATTCTTCTGGCGGCTTCGGCGCTGGTCGCTGTCAGCCTGTTGCCTGCGGTGATCGGATTGGCCGGGTTGCGCTATTTCTCGGGCGCGCTGGTTCTCAGCGCGGCGCTGGTGCAGGTTTGCCTGTGGGCCTCCGCGGTGCGCTCCAACCAGCGCGCCAAGTGGCTCATGCACGCCACGGTGCTGCATATCCCCGTGCTGCTCGGGCTGATGCTCTACGACAAGCTGCCCCGGTAA
- a CDS encoding DUF420 domain-containing protein — protein MFSHAAFNATLNGTSAVLLVTGYGCIRRRLVLAHKLCMGSAFCVSTAFLVSYLVYHARVGSVHFQGQGAIRPFYFVLLITHTVLAALVPPMAILTMQRAWKGQIERHRDIARWTLPIWLYVSVSGVLVYLLLYRFYAAHSA, from the coding sequence ATGTTCTCGCACGCGGCCTTCAACGCCACTCTCAACGGCACCAGCGCCGTACTGCTTGTCACCGGCTACGGCTGCATCCGCCGGCGCCTGGTCCTGGCGCACAAACTGTGCATGGGCTCGGCCTTTTGCGTCTCCACGGCCTTCTTGGTCTCCTATCTTGTTTACCACGCGCGCGTCGGCAGCGTGCATTTCCAGGGGCAGGGGGCGATTCGCCCGTTTTACTTCGTGCTGCTGATCACGCACACGGTGCTGGCTGCGCTGGTGCCGCCGATGGCGATTCTGACCATGCAGCGCGCCTGGAAGGGGCAGATCGAACGCCATCGCGACATCGCCCGCTGGACGCTGCCCATCTGGCTCTACGTCTCCGTCAGTGGCGTCCTCGTCTACCTCCTCCTCTATCGTTTCTACGCGGCGCACAGCGCTTGA
- a CDS encoding COX15/CtaA family protein: MLPRYHAGLHRYAIFVAVCTFLLLIAGALVTSNDAALSVPDWPLSYGTLTPPMVGGIVYEHSHRVIAAVVGLFTIILAVWTWRTEERRWLRWLSLAALGAVIAQGILGGLTVKLNLHYGMPVAHACLAQIFFGTVVGIALFTSRWWISTQGQLTDSGSPSVHRLALFNAGVIFVQVIFGAGFRHRDILIWPHIVGAFAVMATVTWTAIVLRRRFGASREISRVRLLLHSIFGVQFILGLAAWWSRLTTADAPQPMLRMIVLTVTHTVAGALMFACAVVVVLLCYRLVPRGGEALEARRTEAAFS; the protein is encoded by the coding sequence ATGTTGCCCCGATACCATGCCGGCTTGCATCGCTACGCGATCTTCGTGGCCGTGTGCACCTTTCTGCTGCTGATCGCCGGGGCCCTGGTGACCTCCAACGACGCCGCGCTTTCCGTTCCGGATTGGCCGCTCTCCTACGGCACGCTCACGCCGCCCATGGTCGGGGGCATCGTCTACGAGCACAGCCACCGCGTGATCGCCGCCGTGGTCGGCTTGTTCACCATCATTCTCGCGGTCTGGACGTGGAGGACCGAGGAGCGCCGCTGGCTGCGCTGGCTGAGCCTGGCCGCGCTCGGCGCGGTCATCGCCCAGGGCATTCTTGGCGGCTTGACGGTCAAGCTCAACCTGCACTACGGCATGCCCGTGGCGCATGCCTGCCTGGCGCAAATCTTTTTCGGCACCGTTGTGGGCATCGCCCTGTTCACCAGCCGGTGGTGGATTTCCACTCAGGGGCAACTCACGGACAGCGGATCACCCTCGGTGCACAGGCTGGCACTGTTCAATGCCGGCGTCATCTTTGTGCAGGTGATTTTCGGCGCGGGCTTCCGCCACCGGGACATTCTTATCTGGCCGCACATCGTGGGGGCCTTCGCGGTGATGGCGACAGTGACCTGGACCGCGATTGTGCTGCGCCGGCGCTTCGGCGCTTCACGGGAGATTTCCCGTGTGCGCCTGCTGCTGCACTCGATCTTCGGCGTGCAGTTTATCCTGGGACTGGCGGCGTGGTGGTCGCGGCTGACCACCGCGGATGCCCCGCAGCCCATGCTGCGCATGATCGTTCTCACGGTTACGCATACCGTCGCCGGGGCGCTGATGTTTGCCTGCGCGGTCGTGGTGGTCCTGCTCTGCTACCGGCTCGTGCCGCGGGGCGGGGAAGCGCTCGAGGCACGCCGGACCGAGGCCGCCTTTTCATGA